The Bernardetia litoralis DSM 6794 genome includes a window with the following:
- a CDS encoding PAS domain-containing protein has protein sequence MSEKNKIIDLLNLKEQIFIKVNRESIIQHVFSDEGKLSSFSKSEFKNFKELIGTSLGEYFPIELQSYITEVVFKTFHSHTIASLTFNQILHTELPFSIKMQAMPLENSQVGIWLSVYKEDYISTPFYEKIPVMLLYLNQEEEVIWANKQFYRKSKFDADQLVTEHVREFLKINLKISQRDALKIKDSSIRTEYKLICADKSELIVIVSAVNQYDEEENFLCTSVVVRDVTQMKLTQIELEYQKLAIDESAIVAATDAKGNIIYANDKFCEITKYSREEVLGQNHRILKSKHHSDAFFTNMWKIISSGKVWQGEICNINKDGNIYWVYTTIIPYMDEKNRPYRYQAIRFEITKRKELETEIVHYTKGLERLVKDRTQELHQKTELLEESYAKSIEQNEKLHSKNRYIQKSINYAKRIQDSILPSEDILPIYLQKHFILFKPKDIVSGDFYWWHHNKESGCTIISAIDCTGHGVPGAFMSMIGSTLLDETVKTKNISNPAHILKEMQEQIADILQQNITNNRDGMDMNIIVLNQKKRKIYFAGAKNPVFLIQNGKEYWVKGDRMSIGGKQLFSREFTTHEFDWIEGTQIYLFSDGYQDQFGGHNGQKFMRKNLKELISKNRHLSMVKQKEVLAETLEKWQGNYNQIDDILVMGFEL, from the coding sequence ATGAGCGAAAAAAATAAAATAATTGATTTATTAAATTTAAAGGAACAAATATTTATAAAGGTAAATAGAGAATCAATTATTCAACATGTATTTTCTGATGAAGGCAAATTATCTTCATTTTCTAAATCTGAATTTAAAAATTTTAAGGAATTAATAGGGACAAGTTTGGGAGAATATTTTCCTATTGAACTGCAATCTTACATTACTGAAGTGGTATTTAAGACTTTTCATTCTCATACTATTGCTTCACTCACATTTAATCAAATACTACATACAGAGTTGCCTTTTTCTATAAAAATGCAAGCCATGCCTTTAGAAAATTCTCAAGTAGGTATTTGGCTTTCTGTTTATAAAGAAGATTATATTTCTACTCCATTTTATGAGAAAATTCCTGTTATGCTTTTGTATCTCAATCAAGAGGAAGAAGTAATATGGGCAAATAAACAATTTTATAGAAAGTCTAAGTTTGATGCAGACCAATTAGTTACTGAGCATGTAAGAGAATTTTTAAAGATTAATCTCAAAATCTCTCAACGTGATGCCTTAAAAATTAAGGATTCTTCTATTAGAACAGAATATAAACTTATTTGTGCAGATAAAAGTGAGCTGATTGTTATTGTTTCGGCTGTCAATCAGTATGATGAAGAAGAAAATTTTTTGTGTACTTCAGTAGTTGTAAGGGATGTTACACAAATGAAATTGACACAAATAGAATTAGAATACCAAAAATTAGCTATTGATGAATCGGCTATTGTGGCTGCAACAGATGCAAAAGGAAATATTATTTATGCCAATGATAAGTTTTGTGAAATTACTAAATATTCAAGAGAAGAAGTATTAGGTCAAAATCATCGTATTTTAAAATCAAAGCATCATTCAGATGCATTTTTTACTAATATGTGGAAAATTATTTCTTCAGGAAAAGTATGGCAGGGAGAAATTTGTAATATAAATAAAGACGGAAATATTTACTGGGTTTATACAACTATCATTCCTTACATGGATGAAAAAAATAGACCTTATCGTTATCAAGCAATACGTTTTGAAATCACAAAAAGAAAAGAGTTAGAAACTGAAATTGTACATTATACTAAAGGATTAGAAAGGTTAGTAAAAGACAGAACACAAGAATTGCATCAAAAAACCGAATTATTAGAAGAGTCCTACGCAAAATCAATAGAACAAAACGAAAAGTTACACAGTAAAAATAGATACATTCAGAAAAGTATCAATTATGCCAAACGTATTCAAGATTCTATTTTACCAAGTGAAGATATATTGCCAATTTATTTACAAAAACATTTTATTTTATTCAAGCCAAAAGATATTGTAAGTGGCGATTTTTATTGGTGGCATCACAACAAAGAATCAGGATGTACAATTATTAGTGCCATTGATTGTACTGGTCATGGCGTACCAGGGGCATTTATGTCTATGATTGGAAGTACATTATTAGATGAAACGGTCAAGACAAAAAATATTTCTAATCCTGCTCATATTCTTAAAGAAATGCAAGAGCAAATTGCTGATATTCTCCAACAAAACATTACTAATAATAGAGATGGAATGGATATGAACATTATTGTACTTAATCAAAAGAAAAGAAAAATATATTTTGCAGGTGCAAAAAACCCAGTGTTTTTGATTCAAAATGGAAAAGAATATTGGGTAAAAGGAGATAGAATGAGCATTGGAGGAAAACAACTATTTTCAAGAGAATTTACAACTCATGAATTTGATTGGATAGAGGGAACACAGATTTATCTTTTTTCAGATGGTTATCAAGACCAATTTGGAGGGCATAATGGACAAAAATTTATGCGAAAAAATCTAAAAGAATTGATTAGTAAGAATAGGCATCTATCTATGGTAAAGCAAAAAGAAGTTTTAGCTGAGACATTAGAGAAATGGCAAGGTAATTATAATCAAATAGATGATATTTTGGTTATGGGATTTGAATTATAA
- a CDS encoding TonB-dependent receptor, producing the protein MYTQRNHSVLSKFILLTIFSIFLIGNANSQTLTQTISGKILEEGTGQPVPFANVIILNIEPLMGVTTDSVGNFKIKNVPIGRHILQVSYVSFQTRQMEVIVNSLNETVVEMRLKDGGIDLESVVITAQEEHGTPQNAMVLSGGRTLSMEEARRYAGGFDDPARLASAFAGVATSEIDNNGVVVRGNSPKGMLWRIEGVEIPNPNHFADLETFGGGGLTALSSHLLANSDFLLSAFPAEYGNALSGVFDMKIRNGKTDKRSHAVQIGALGVDLASEGAFKQGKEASYIFNYRYSMLGLISPLLPEEAGGTSYQDFTFKINLPTKKAGTFSIWGISALDKSGQLAQTDSTERQYESDFEEADNKQYMGAVGLNHRIRLGKIGYLNTNFTSSGSGISIKTSRLNTKNNSLQPNNQIKNNLLKHTFSSYLNVQLGKKHINRTGIITNLLQYDIELKQKQETDNLETLVKSNDQALHFQAYTQSLIDISPNFTMNIGSHFQYLAITEKFSVEPRLSFEYRLPKKQTLTFGYGLHSRVEPIYIYLVKDRNTLEYLNKDLDFTKAHHLTLGYQKMLSSTLRLKVKTYYQELFNVPVIANTSSSLINLTQSWFINDAFVNEGKGRNYGIDITAEKFLDKGFFYLFTLSLFNSTYQGGDKIWRDTRFNQQFIANALIGKEWNVGKKDNNVLGLSLRFAYQGGQRIMPVDYAASISNQEIVFDESRAFEEQKPNPFLTHLSFNYQKNKSKHRSIWSLQVLNALGAKEFYGYQYNFQTNTIDKDKQTLVIPNITYKIEF; encoded by the coding sequence ATGTACACACAACGAAATCACTCAGTTTTAAGCAAATTTATACTACTCACTATTTTTTCTATCTTTTTAATTGGTAATGCAAATAGCCAAACACTTACTCAAACCATTAGTGGAAAAATTTTGGAAGAAGGAACTGGACAACCTGTGCCTTTTGCTAATGTAATTATTTTGAATATTGAACCTTTAATGGGCGTTACTACGGATAGTGTAGGAAATTTCAAAATCAAAAATGTTCCTATTGGTCGTCATATTTTGCAGGTAAGTTATGTTAGTTTTCAAACTCGGCAGATGGAAGTAATTGTCAATTCGCTCAATGAAACTGTTGTCGAAATGCGTTTGAAAGATGGTGGTATTGATTTGGAAAGCGTTGTAATTACAGCGCAAGAAGAACATGGAACGCCACAAAATGCAATGGTTTTGTCAGGAGGAAGAACGCTGAGTATGGAAGAAGCTCGTCGTTATGCAGGTGGTTTTGATGACCCTGCTCGTTTGGCTTCTGCTTTTGCAGGTGTCGCAACTAGCGAAATAGACAACAATGGTGTAGTTGTTCGTGGAAATAGTCCAAAGGGAATGCTTTGGCGCATAGAAGGCGTAGAAATTCCAAATCCAAATCATTTTGCCGATTTAGAAACTTTTGGAGGTGGAGGATTGACAGCTTTAAGTAGTCATTTACTTGCCAATTCAGATTTTCTTTTGAGTGCTTTTCCTGCTGAATATGGAAATGCTCTGTCAGGTGTTTTTGATATGAAAATCCGAAATGGAAAAACAGACAAACGTAGTCATGCCGTTCAGATTGGAGCTTTAGGAGTTGATTTAGCTTCAGAAGGAGCTTTCAAACAAGGAAAAGAAGCCTCTTATATTTTCAATTATAGATATTCTATGTTGGGTTTGATTTCTCCTTTATTGCCAGAAGAAGCAGGTGGAACAAGTTATCAAGATTTTACTTTTAAGATTAATTTGCCCACCAAAAAAGCAGGTACATTTTCAATTTGGGGAATTAGTGCGCTAGATAAATCAGGTCAATTAGCTCAAACAGATTCCACAGAACGCCAGTATGAAAGTGATTTTGAAGAAGCTGATAATAAACAATATATGGGCGCAGTAGGCCTAAACCATCGTATTCGTTTAGGAAAAATAGGTTATTTGAATACTAATTTTACAAGTTCTGGAAGTGGAATTTCTATCAAAACAAGTCGCTTAAATACAAAAAATAATAGTTTACAGCCTAATAATCAAATCAAAAATAACCTTCTCAAACATACTTTTTCTAGTTATTTGAATGTTCAGTTAGGAAAAAAACATATCAATCGCACAGGAATCATTACCAATCTTTTGCAATATGATATAGAATTAAAGCAAAAACAAGAAACTGATAATTTGGAAACATTAGTAAAATCGAATGACCAAGCTCTTCATTTTCAAGCCTATACACAGTCTTTAATAGATATAAGTCCTAATTTCACAATGAATATTGGAAGTCATTTTCAATATTTAGCTATTACAGAAAAGTTTAGTGTTGAGCCTCGTCTGTCTTTTGAATATAGATTGCCTAAAAAACAAACTCTGACTTTTGGATATGGACTTCATAGCCGAGTTGAGCCAATTTATATTTATTTGGTAAAAGATAGAAATACATTAGAGTATTTGAATAAAGATTTAGATTTTACAAAGGCGCATCATCTTACTTTGGGTTATCAAAAAATGCTTTCTTCTACCTTGCGCTTGAAAGTAAAAACCTATTATCAAGAATTATTTAATGTTCCTGTGATTGCAAATACTTCGTCTTCTCTAATTAATTTAACTCAAAGTTGGTTTATCAATGACGCTTTTGTTAATGAAGGAAAGGGACGAAATTATGGTATAGATATTACAGCAGAAAAGTTTTTGGATAAAGGTTTTTTCTATTTATTTACACTTTCTTTATTCAATTCTACGTATCAAGGAGGAGATAAAATTTGGCGTGATACTCGTTTTAATCAGCAGTTTATTGCTAATGCACTCATTGGAAAAGAATGGAATGTTGGTAAAAAAGACAATAATGTACTAGGACTTAGTTTGAGATTTGCCTATCAAGGAGGGCAGCGTATTATGCCTGTGGATTATGCAGCTTCAATTTCGAATCAAGAAATTGTTTTTGATGAAAGTCGTGCTTTTGAAGAACAAAAACCAAATCCATTTCTAACTCATTTGTCTTTTAATTATCAAAAAAATAAATCAAAACATCGTAGTATATGGTCTTTACAAGTCTTGAATGCGCTTGGAGCAAAAGAATTTTATGGCTATCAATATAATTTCCAAACAAATACAATCGATAAAGACAAACAAACTTTAGTCATTCCAAATATTACTTATAAAATAGAATTTTGA
- a CDS encoding DUF368 domain-containing protein — translation MKNPIWIYFKGMAMGAADVVPGVSGGTIAFLMGIYERLLEAIGSFSVPTLRLLLKGEFKAFSRKTDLIFLILLFAGIATSVISFAKLFKYLLANHEVLTMSFFFGLIIATVWVVGRRIKKWNVSAIILFLIGAGLAIGISFSGQIEGSSNPFYLFLCGFIAICSMILPGVSGSFVLLLLGNYGLVIETISDLPAAILSFDIDGIMAGLWIMIPFGLGAVTGILSFAKVLSWLFNNYENSLLAILTGFVLGSLSIIYPWKKVLRTEIIHGKEKVLETMRYIPEIDTHFFMAIGLILIGIVLVASIEYFGNKELR, via the coding sequence ATGAAAAATCCTATTTGGATATATTTTAAGGGAATGGCAATGGGTGCAGCCGATGTAGTACCAGGGGTTTCTGGTGGAACAATTGCTTTTTTGATGGGAATTTATGAACGTCTTTTGGAAGCAATTGGAAGTTTTTCTGTTCCTACTTTACGTCTTCTTTTGAAAGGTGAGTTTAAAGCATTTTCACGAAAAACAGATTTAATTTTCTTGATTTTACTTTTTGCAGGAATAGCAACAAGTGTCATTAGTTTTGCCAAGTTATTCAAATATTTACTAGCAAATCATGAAGTTTTGACAATGTCTTTTTTCTTTGGACTTATCATAGCGACAGTTTGGGTAGTGGGAAGGCGAATAAAAAAATGGAATGTTTCAGCAATTATTTTATTCTTGATTGGCGCAGGATTAGCAATAGGAATCTCTTTTAGTGGACAAATAGAAGGTAGTTCGAACCCTTTTTATTTATTTCTATGTGGTTTTATTGCTATTTGTAGTATGATTTTACCAGGGGTTTCGGGTTCTTTTGTACTTTTACTTTTAGGAAATTATGGGCTTGTAATCGAAACTATTAGTGATTTGCCTGCTGCTATTTTAAGTTTTGATATAGATGGAATTATGGCTGGTCTTTGGATAATGATTCCTTTTGGATTGGGTGCAGTTACAGGAATTTTATCTTTTGCAAAGGTACTTTCTTGGCTTTTTAATAATTATGAAAATTCTCTTTTGGCTATTCTGACAGGTTTTGTTTTGGGTTCTCTGTCTATTATTTATCCTTGGAAAAAAGTTTTGAGAACTGAAATTATTCATGGAAAAGAAAAAGTTTTGGAAACCATGCGTTACATTCCAGAAATAGACACTCACTTTTTTATGGCTATTGGTCTTATACTTATTGGTATTGTTTTGGTTGCTTCTATTGAATATTTTGGGAATAAAGAATTGAGATAA
- a CDS encoding murein hydrolase activator EnvC family protein, with product MNLFKIFFITLLSLSFLFVNINNGFSQRKKQLEKERSTILNRITNTNRILKRTQKEKKTTISSLSAINGQINQRKQLVQVIGKELKLLDESIKDNQNIVESLEKDLKELKHEYGIMLYLAYKNNSRYEKLSLLLASSSINELLARLRYFQKYNLLRREQIKQIEYVRQNLSKRTSQLQENKTEKQSLLKVQTKEEKELAALKGKQKQILQKFKVKESKLRADLNKERKILKEVDNLISKTINNSEFSASLSSTEKITSTSFAKSKGRIVWPVKNGFISAHFGVQPYLPEEEGKPVVKIEKLGIDIQTQPNEPVRSVFAGKVVDVSEIAGRGYLVIIQHGDYFTVYSRLKAVKIKTGDKISAKQPIGTAGSYKDDTYEIEFQIWRHQEKLNPEHWISR from the coding sequence ATGAATTTATTCAAAATATTTTTTATAACTCTACTTTCTCTGTCTTTTTTATTTGTGAATATCAATAATGGTTTTTCTCAACGCAAAAAACAGCTTGAAAAAGAACGTTCTACTATTTTAAATAGAATTACTAATACCAATCGTATATTAAAACGAACTCAAAAAGAGAAAAAAACTACAATAAGCTCACTATCTGCAATAAATGGACAAATAAACCAACGAAAACAACTCGTTCAAGTGATTGGAAAAGAATTAAAGTTGCTTGATGAATCTATAAAAGATAATCAAAATATTGTAGAATCATTGGAGAAAGATTTAAAAGAACTCAAGCATGAATATGGTATTATGCTTTATCTTGCTTATAAAAATAATAGTCGTTATGAAAAACTTTCATTGCTTTTAGCTTCTAGTTCTATCAATGAATTACTTGCTCGTTTGCGTTATTTTCAGAAATACAATTTACTTCGTAGAGAACAAATAAAGCAAATAGAGTACGTCAGACAAAATCTAAGCAAACGAACTTCTCAACTTCAAGAAAATAAAACAGAAAAACAATCTCTTTTGAAAGTTCAGACAAAAGAAGAAAAAGAACTTGCAGCCTTGAAAGGCAAACAAAAACAAATACTACAAAAGTTTAAAGTTAAAGAATCAAAACTACGTGCTGACCTCAATAAAGAACGAAAAATACTAAAAGAGGTCGATAATTTGATTAGTAAAACTATTAATAATTCTGAGTTTTCGGCAAGCCTATCATCAACTGAGAAAATAACTTCTACTTCTTTTGCCAAATCCAAAGGAAGGATAGTTTGGCCTGTTAAAAATGGTTTTATTTCGGCTCATTTTGGAGTTCAGCCTTATTTACCAGAAGAGGAGGGAAAACCTGTTGTAAAAATAGAAAAATTAGGTATTGATATTCAAACACAACCTAATGAACCTGTACGTTCTGTTTTTGCAGGAAAAGTGGTTGATGTAAGTGAAATTGCTGGGCGAGGTTATTTAGTAATTATTCAACATGGCGATTATTTTACGGTTTATTCTCGTTTAAAAGCTGTCAAAATAAAAACAGGCGATAAAATAAGTGCAAAACAGCCTATCGGAACAGCAGGAAGTTATAAAGATGACACTTATGAAATTGAATTTCAAATTTGGAGGCATCAAGAAAAACTAAATCCTGAACATTGGATAAGTAGATGA
- a CDS encoding tetratricopeptide repeat protein yields the protein MKFKLLLIPIIFIGFFFINSAIYAQDSGVALDAFVKGENFRKQRQWKTALEQFDIAVAKDPSIYKYHYNKALCHLVLREAEPAIASLEKTVSLKKEFIDAHERLARLYKITGKYDQSVASYQNAFKYDTDPKRKTDYKLNIVLILDRTKRLEEAGAHIADLKKLAPDDLNVLYYEAKYSNATAKYEQAKDAMLKATNALATDNPKEKARYFYELGFAYHNLKMYDEKEKAFDNANVGPFMARITKLRPQYYHAIALSYFKVYDLGKSKELVEKALEMRKDFPQAHDLLVKIAASATDKSAVIEHQLSSIQTEPNAVKRSQKFADLSELQLESRKYEDAIKSADECLASQPKNYAVVFIKAIAQHKMGSTQDAIKTLEDLLQFPGIDAETKAQYNFALGMFYQKLEQSEQAVAAFARSKYGSYKYAAYEELEKFKKSEDVEEEKLEDVVEGTDTDGE from the coding sequence ATGAAATTTAAATTACTCTTAATACCTATTATTTTTATAGGTTTCTTTTTTATAAATAGTGCTATTTATGCACAAGATTCAGGAGTAGCTCTTGATGCTTTTGTAAAAGGTGAAAACTTTCGTAAACAAAGACAATGGAAAACAGCTCTTGAGCAGTTTGATATTGCAGTAGCAAAAGATCCTTCTATTTATAAGTATCATTATAATAAGGCACTTTGTCATTTAGTGCTTCGTGAAGCAGAACCTGCCATTGCTTCATTAGAAAAAACAGTTTCTCTCAAAAAAGAATTTATAGATGCTCATGAGCGTTTGGCACGTCTTTACAAAATTACTGGAAAATATGACCAATCAGTTGCCTCATATCAAAATGCTTTTAAGTATGATACTGACCCAAAAAGAAAAACAGATTATAAATTGAATATTGTTTTGATTTTGGATAGAACAAAACGTTTGGAAGAGGCTGGCGCACACATTGCTGACCTTAAAAAACTTGCTCCAGATGATTTGAATGTTCTTTATTATGAAGCAAAGTATAGCAACGCAACAGCAAAATATGAGCAAGCAAAAGATGCAATGTTGAAAGCGACAAATGCTTTAGCAACAGACAATCCAAAAGAAAAAGCTCGTTATTTTTATGAACTTGGTTTTGCTTATCATAATCTAAAAATGTATGATGAGAAAGAAAAAGCCTTTGATAATGCAAACGTAGGGCCTTTTATGGCTCGTATTACAAAATTAAGACCTCAATATTATCACGCAATTGCTCTTTCTTATTTTAAGGTATATGATTTAGGCAAAAGTAAAGAATTGGTAGAAAAAGCATTAGAAATGCGTAAAGATTTTCCTCAAGCACATGACCTTTTAGTGAAAATTGCTGCTTCAGCAACAGATAAATCTGCTGTTATCGAACATCAACTTTCTTCTATTCAAACTGAACCAAATGCTGTAAAACGTTCTCAAAAATTTGCTGACCTTTCAGAGCTTCAGTTAGAATCTCGTAAATATGAAGATGCTATCAAATCTGCTGACGAGTGTTTGGCTTCTCAACCAAAAAATTATGCAGTAGTATTTATCAAAGCTATTGCACAACATAAGATGGGAAGTACACAAGATGCTATCAAAACATTAGAAGATTTGCTTCAGTTTCCAGGTATAGATGCAGAAACAAAAGCACAATATAATTTTGCTTTGGGTATGTTCTATCAAAAACTTGAACAATCAGAACAAGCAGTAGCAGCTTTTGCTCGTTCAAAATATGGTTCTTATAAGTATGCTGCTTATGAAGAATTAGAAAAATTCAAGAAAAGTGAGGATGTAGAAGAAGAAAAATTAGAAGATGTAGTAGAAGGTACGGATACAGATGGAGAATAA
- a CDS encoding response regulator, translating to MADKKYYAVMLIDDNEIDNLINQKMIQTAEICDKIYTHSGAKSAIEFLRNVEKIAQDMPDNKVLPQIIFLDIDMPLMDGFQFLDQFNTLSDFTQNYCKIVMLTSSINPKDMSKAKNYNFVRKYINKPLTHETLRELEV from the coding sequence ATGGCAGATAAAAAATATTATGCAGTAATGCTGATTGACGATAATGAAATCGACAATCTTATTAATCAGAAAATGATTCAGACAGCAGAAATTTGTGATAAGATTTACACGCATTCAGGAGCAAAAAGTGCTATTGAATTTTTACGTAATGTAGAAAAAATAGCGCAAGATATGCCTGATAATAAAGTTCTTCCACAAATTATCTTTTTGGATATTGATATGCCTCTTATGGATGGTTTTCAGTTCTTAGACCAATTCAATACCCTTTCAGATTTTACTCAAAATTATTGTAAAATTGTAATGCTTACTTCTTCTATCAATCCAAAAGATATGAGTAAAGCTAAAAATTATAATTTTGTACGTAAGTATATCAATAAACCTCTTACTCATGAAACATTAAGAGAATTAGAAGTATAA
- the arsB gene encoding ACR3 family arsenite efflux transporter, with the protein MNNFERYLTLWVSLCIVVGVLLGKFFGDNISIISNLTIATINIPVAILVWLMIYPMMVQIDFGSLKNVKKNLNGLWLTLIINWLVKPFTMAFFAWMFFDNIYQAYITPQEATEYFAGAVLLGAAPCTAMVFVWSYLTKGDANYTLVQVSVNDLILLVLFIPIVRFLLGINNIEIPYDVLITSVIVFVVVPLSAGYLSNKYIIKTKGIEWFKEVFLAKLKPVSVIALLTTLILLFAFQGEKIIENPFAILLIAIPLTLQTYFIFFVSWNIGKWIKLPYAICAPAAMIGASNFFELSVAIAISIFGLDSGASLATVVGVLIEVPIMLSLVKMANKWSY; encoded by the coding sequence GTGAATAATTTTGAACGTTATCTAACACTTTGGGTAAGCCTTTGTATTGTTGTAGGAGTTCTTTTAGGAAAATTTTTTGGAGATAATATTTCTATAATCAGTAACCTAACTATTGCCACCATTAATATTCCTGTCGCAATTTTGGTTTGGTTGATGATTTATCCAATGATGGTACAAATAGATTTTGGTTCTCTAAAAAATGTCAAAAAAAATCTAAATGGTTTGTGGCTCACACTTATAATTAATTGGTTGGTTAAGCCTTTTACAATGGCATTTTTTGCTTGGATGTTTTTTGATAATATTTATCAAGCCTATATTACACCTCAAGAAGCAACTGAATATTTTGCTGGTGCTGTTCTTTTGGGGGCTGCGCCTTGTACAGCTATGGTTTTTGTTTGGTCATACCTAACAAAAGGGGATGCAAATTACACGCTTGTACAAGTTTCAGTGAATGATTTGATTTTATTGGTGCTTTTCATTCCGATTGTTCGTTTTTTATTAGGGATTAATAATATAGAAATTCCTTATGATGTTTTGATTACTTCTGTGATTGTTTTTGTAGTTGTGCCTTTGAGTGCTGGTTATCTTTCTAACAAATATATTATTAAAACAAAAGGAATAGAATGGTTTAAAGAGGTTTTTTTAGCTAAATTAAAACCTGTTTCAGTAATAGCTTTGCTTACAACATTGATTTTATTATTTGCTTTCCAAGGAGAAAAAATTATTGAAAATCCATTTGCTATTTTATTGATTGCAATTCCTTTAACTTTACAAACCTATTTTATATTTTTTGTATCTTGGAATATTGGAAAATGGATAAAATTACCTTATGCCATTTGCGCTCCTGCTGCTATGATTGGAGCTAGTAATTTCTTCGAACTTTCAGTAGCAATAGCAATTTCTATCTTTGGTTTGGATTCTGGAGCATCTTTGGCTACCGTAGTTGGGGTGTTGATAGAAGTTCCGATTATGCTTTCTTTGGTAAAAATGGCTAATAAATGGAGTTATTGA
- a CDS encoding ArsR/SmtB family transcription factor — translation MGLTKSDIFTDEQNRLADLAKVLGHPARIAILQHLIKVNACIGGDLVNEIGLAQPTISQHLKELKRVGIIQGTIEGTSVCYCINPQTWKEIQAIFAVFFTDFTSKNDSDLCC, via the coding sequence ATGGGACTTACCAAATCTGATATTTTTACTGATGAACAAAATAGACTTGCAGACCTTGCAAAAGTTTTAGGACATCCTGCACGAATAGCTATTTTACAACATCTGATAAAAGTAAATGCTTGTATTGGTGGAGATTTGGTAAATGAAATTGGACTTGCACAACCTACCATTTCGCAACATCTCAAAGAACTCAAACGAGTAGGAATTATACAAGGAACTATCGAAGGAACAAGTGTTTGTTATTGTATCAATCCTCAAACATGGAAAGAAATACAAGCTATTTTTGCTGTTTTCTTTACTGATTTTACTTCAAAAAATGATTCTGATTTGTGCTGTTAG